The nucleotide window CAGGGAGGTGATAGAAGACTGGAGAAAGGATTATAATACCGTCAGACCCCATAGCTCGTTGGGCGGACTGGCACCTCAGGAATTCATGGCACTAGACGGAAACGCTAAGATGCAGATGGCACTAAGAATGGGGTAAGGTCAAGAATGACCTCATGTAATCTGTATACTTCAGACACGCGGACCTCAGCCCGATATGCCCACCGGTCTCGTCAACCAGAGCGGGAGGCAGGAGCTTTTTGAAAAAGCGAACGATTTTCATACTTACCCCCACGCTCGTTACTATATTGCCGGGCTTTCATCCGTGTGATGAACCACACCGACCACTTTCTCGACCGGGATAACGAACGCTACCCCCGCACCCGGTTTGCCCAGTTCGGCAGAGCGGACAATTTCGTCAAGAATGGCCTCGGTCTGCTCCGAATGAGTCAATGTTAGCAAGACCTCCTTCTCCGGTTCGATGGGAATACCAAGGATTTTCTGTTTCTCGTGAATTCCTGTACCACGGCCAAATAAGATAGTACCTCCTTCAGCCCCCGCCTTGCAGGAGCTTTCAAGAATTTTGTCACCCCATCCTTTCCGGACAATGCTGACAATGAGAGACATCTCCGCCATGTTCTTTTCCTCCTTTTTTCGTGTTTTCATACGAACTATCAGTCCGAGCGCCAGGATCGTCAAGATAGGCGCCAGGGCAATCAAAGCTATAAGGCCGAAACCGTCTATAATTGGGTCACGATCCTGGATGCTGGAGGCGATGCCGACGGCTATCGCCATCAGGAAGGTCACCGCCATTGGCCCGGTAGCCACGCCACCGGCATCAAAGGCAATGGCGATAACACTTTTGTCACTGAACCGGATCATTCCTATTGCCAGCAGGTAACCGGGGATAATTATCCAGAGCAACGGAATCCCGTAGACGATTTTTGCCATTCCCAGGGCGATGAACAGGGCAACGCCGCTTGATATCGTGTAGAGAACTGTTATCTTGCGTATGGAGCCGCTTGAGGCTGCTTCAACCTGCTCGCCGAGGATACGCACGGCTGGTTCCCCCCATGTCGCCAGAAAGCCCATTAACAGGCCGAATGGTATCAACAACCATTGAATTCTTACCGCGCCTAATGCTTCTCCTATCGCCTGGCCGGCTGGGAAAAATCCTATATGTACTCCCTGGAGGAATAAGGCTACCCCCGCCAGCGCCAGCAGGGACCCTTTGAGCAGATTGAAGACATAGCTTTTCGGCAGCTTTAATACAAGGAATTGAAATATAGTGAATAGCACCAGCAGCGGCGCCAAAGCTTTGATGATACCGAGAAGGGTACGGCCGAATCCATCCCAGATCATTATCTCGTTCAACTCAGCACCATCCCCATGATCATCACCCCGATGACCGGGCCGATTGAGGCCAGGCCGATAAGCCCGAAGCCATCAGACAGAGCCGACCTTCCTGCCAGTACCGAGCTGAATCCCAGTCCCAGCGCCAGGATTATCGGTACGGTCATCGGGCCGGTGGTGACACCCCCTGAATCGAAGGCGACCGGGACAAATTCCGCGGGAGTAAAAAGGGCCAGGATTATGATAACTATGTAACCGGCGGCCAGCAGGTAAGCGATGGGGAAATTAAGGAGAATTCGAAGAATTGCCATCGCGACAAAAAAGGCGACACCGATGGCTATGATGTAAACCAGAACGTTCTCCGCGATAGCCCCACCGGAGACCGCGTCAACCTGCCTGGTAAGGACAATGACATCAGGTTCAGCGATTGTCGCCGTAAAGCCGATGAGAAAAGCTATCCCTATCACCAGGGATAGCGAGCCACGCTTGGGGAGTTCGGAGCCGAGAGCCTTGCCCATTGGCAGGATGCCAATTTCAACACCGAACAGGAAGAGTATCATACCCGCGATAACCATTATTGCGCCTATGATAAACTGGAGGAAAAGGTTAGCTGGCATCTTGACAAGCGCAAACTGGAGAACAACCACAACTAGAACCAGCGGTAAAATAGCCATAACAACCTCTAAAACCCTGGCTCTGATGTTATTCGGCATACCTCAATAATAGCCTAATTCTTGATCGTATAAAAGGGCTGGAATGAATGATAGAAAGCTGTTTCCATAAGAGGCTATGCCTGCTGAGACCGGTGCTACCTGCGGGAAACCGGACACGCATTGCCGTTTTATACCTGTATTGAATTAATACCTGATGACTGATGTGACGAAGACCCTGATTTCTTCAACAATTCACGGAGTCCTGGAATCAAGTCAGGACGTAAAAAGTTCGATTTGATTGCTAACTGCCCGGCCACTGCCTGGAATTGTTCTGTCGCAACGGCTTTTTGTGGCTCGCCGTAACGGACACAAAAGCCCTCTTCCTGCTACGGTCAGCCGTACAGGAAGGATACACCTCACGAAATGCAGCGTATTCTCCGGTCTGAGGCTACGCCTTCATT belongs to Dehalococcoidales bacterium and includes:
- a CDS encoding DUF1538 family protein, producing the protein MNEIMIWDGFGRTLLGIIKALAPLLVLFTIFQFLVLKLPKSYVFNLLKGSLLALAGVALFLQGVHIGFFPAGQAIGEALGAVRIQWLLIPFGLLMGFLATWGEPAVRILGEQVEAASSGSIRKITVLYTISSGVALFIALGMAKIVYGIPLLWIIIPGYLLAIGMIRFSDKSVIAIAFDAGGVATGPMAVTFLMAIAVGIASSIQDRDPIIDGFGLIALIALAPILTILALGLIVRMKTRKKEEKNMAEMSLIVSIVRKGWGDKILESSCKAGAEGGTILFGRGTGIHEKQKILGIPIEPEKEVLLTLTHSEQTEAILDEIVRSAELGKPGAGVAFVIPVEKVVGVVHHTDESPAI
- a CDS encoding DUF1538 domain-containing protein gives rise to the protein MPNNIRARVLEVVMAILPLVLVVVVLQFALVKMPANLFLQFIIGAIMVIAGMILFLFGVEIGILPMGKALGSELPKRGSLSLVIGIAFLIGFTATIAEPDVIVLTRQVDAVSGGAIAENVLVYIIAIGVAFFVAMAILRILLNFPIAYLLAAGYIVIIILALFTPAEFVPVAFDSGGVTTGPMTVPIILALGLGFSSVLAGRSALSDGFGLIGLASIGPVIGVMIMGMVLS
- a CDS encoding integrase core domain-containing protein, giving the protein REVIEDWRKDYNTVRPHSSLGGLAPQEFMALDGNAKMQMALRMG